From the Sphingomonas sabuli genome, the window CTGGCCCGGCCCGCTGACCATCGTCGCACCCCGGCGGGCCGACAGCGGAATCGCTTCGATCGTCAGCGCCGGTCTCGACACTTTAGCCGTGCGCGTTCCGCAGCATCCGGCGATGCGTGCGCTGCTCGAAGCCGTCGGCAGGCCGCTCGCCGCCCCGTCCGCCAATGCCAGCGGATCGATCAGTTCGACGCGCGCCGATCATGTGCTGCACAGCCTGGGCGGTCGCATTCCGTTGATTGTCGATGACGGACCCTGTTCCGGCGGTATCGAGTCCACCATCATCGCCGAGCGCGACGGCGCCCTGCAGATCCTGCGCAGCGGTCCGCTGGAGATAGCCGGTGCAGCGAGTGCGTCCGGAAGCGCCATCGAGGCGCCGGGCCAGATGGCAAGCCATTATGCGCCGTCCAAGCCGCTTCGCCTGAACGCCAACAGCGCTCTCGACGGCGAATATCTGATTGGCTTCGGCGATATAGCGGGTGCAGCCAGCCTAAGTCCTACCGGCGACCTTGTCGAAGCCGCCGCCAGCCTGTTCGACCTGCTCCATCGCGCCGACCGAGCGGACAACCCGCGCATCGCGGTCGCGCCGGTGCCCGACACCGGGCTCGGCGCGGCGATCAACGACCGCCTGCGCCGGGCCGCGGCGCCGCGTTAGGCGGCGGCGCCAGCGCTCTTGGTGCGGGCCTGGAAGCTCTTGCGAAGCTTCTGCAACTTGGGCGGAATGGTCGCCAGGCAATAAGGGTTACGCTGGCCTTCCGTCTCCCAATAGGACTGGTGATCGTCCTCGGCCGGCCACCATTGCGCCTTGGGCTCAATGGTGGTGACGATCCGGCCGTCGGATTGCGACTGGGCGCGCTGCATTTCCTCGCGCGCTTCCGCGTCCTGGGTCTCGTCCTGCGGGAAGATTGCCGAGCGGTACTGCGTGCCGACATCGTTGCCCTGCCGGTTGAGCTGCGTCGGGTCGTGCGTCGCGAAGAAGATCTCGAGCAGCTGGCGATAGCTGATGACGTCCGGGTCGAACGTGACCTTGATCGCTTCGGCGTGGCCGGTGTCGCCGCCGCACACCTGGCGATAGGTCGGATTGTCGGCATGGCCGCCGGTGTAGCCGCTTTCGACGCTGGTCACGCCCGCGACATCGTTGAACACCGCTTCCGTGCACCAGAAACATCCGCCCGCAAGCACTGCGACATTGTCAGCCATTCGCTATCTCCTTTTCAGGCAGGAGATAGGCATCCGCCGCGGCTATTGCGAGGGCGTCAGGCGGGCGGGAACGCGGCCTTCAGACTAGCCACTTCAAGCCGCTTGCCGACCCATTCGGCCAGCTCTTCGAATTCCAGCGGCTTGTTGAACACGATTCCCGCGCGGCGATCGGAAAACCACCGCACCTCGCCCTTGATCGGGCGCAGGCTCTCCACCACGACGACGACCTGCGAGCCGAGGCAATTTTCCTCGATCGGTTCGACCTTCATTCCGCCCAGCGAAATGTCGTGAACGTCTACGGTGTAATAGAGCTTGCCCACCTTCACCGACGCCCTGCAGTCGACATGCAGGCGCGGAGGGCGGGAACGGAAGCCATGGCGCGGCTTGCGCCCGGCCAGCAACTCGCCAAGGTCCACGCTCTGGTCGAACTTAATGCCGACCAGCCCGTCGCGGATCCAGATCACGCTCGACGGGATTTTCTGGCTGGAAAATTCCACGGCCACCGGCTGTCCGACCTGCGGCGAATCGGCGATTTCGGCCATCAGTCCGCCGGCCGAGATATTGCGCACGCGAATCAGCCGCTCGGTGTCGCCCCACAGAAGCTTCGCGACCTTCAGCAGCGGGATCACGCGATCGTCATCGCGACGCTCCGCCGGCCGCGGCACGGCCGTCGTCAGAGAGAAGGTCGTCGACTCGAACGCTGCCTGCTCATCAACCGGCGCCTGGCCGCCCTTGCGGCGGATTATCGATGCGAACATGCGCACCTTCCTTCACTTTGGAGCACTAATGTCCTGCTTTTGGATGGAGTGCGGTTAAAAACCGGTTTCATTCCGGACCGACGGAGCGCAAAGCGCGAAACGCATGAAGGATGGCGAAGCGAGGCAGCCGCGATTGCTCGTGATCGACGACGAACCGGCGCTTGCCGAGTTCGTTGCTCAGGTCGCGCGGGAATGTGGCTACCTTCCGACATTGACGGCTGATGATCGCGCGTTTCGCGACGCGGTCCTTGCCGATCGTCCGGAAATCGTTGTTCTCGACCTTGGCATGCCGGGCATGGACGGGGTCGAACTCCTGCGCTTCCTTGCGGATAATGACCACCGCGCGCCGGTGCTGATCTTCAGCGGCTTCGACCGCCGCGTCCTGGAATCGGCCTTCCGGTTGGGCGAGGCGCTGGGCCTGCAGATGGTCGGCCCACTGGAAAAACCGGTCCGCTTCGAAGTGCTGGCGGACATTCTCAAGGATCTCGCGCAATCGGCGAGCCAGTAGCCGGCGTCGCCGAACAGCGGCTCGTCGAAGGGTTCGAACGCGCCCTCGACACCGGCGCGCTGCACATGGTGTACCAGCCCAAGATCGAGCTTGAGACGGGAAAGCTGACCCGCCTGGAAGCGTTGGTCCGCTGGGACGAGCCGGAACTTGGGCCGGTCGAACCGTCGCGATTCGTGCCTTTGGCGGAAAAATACGGGCTGATCGCGCCGCTCACCGAATGGGGGCTGCGCACCACCCTTGGCCAGTGGCTCACCTGGCGCGAGGCGGGCCTGGATACCGACATTGCCTTCAATATTTCCGCGCTCAGCCTGCAGCACCTCGACTTTCCCGACCTCGTCGAACGAATCTGCCGCGAACTGGCGGTTCCGACCGATCGGCTGGTGCTGGAATTGACCGAAGGGGCGACTCAGCCGCTAATCAAGCTGATGGACACGCTGACGCGTTTCCGAATCAAGGGCATCGGGCTGGCGATCGACGATTTCGGCACCGGCTTTTCCTCGCTGATGCAGCTTCGCCAGCTGCCCTTCACGGAGGTAAAGATCGACCGGCTGTTCGTTCGCGACCTGCCGACCGCGCACGACAGCTGCGTGATCGTCAAGGCGATCATCGACCTTGCCCACGGGCTTGGCCTGGTCGCCACCGCCGAAGGCGTCGAAACGCCCGAACAATTGCGCTTCCTGCGGTCCATCCGGTGCGACGTGGCGCAGGGATATTTCATCTCGCGCCCGATCGACGGCGACGCGGTGATCGCGTGGCAGGACGATTTCGCCCGCCGCTGGCCGGAGCTTGCCGCCTAGGGCGCGATATCGAACTTCACGCCCTGAGCCAGCGGCAGTTCGTTGCCGCGGTTGATGGTATTGGTCTGTCGCCGCATGTAGGCGCGCCAGCTGTCCGAGCCGCTTTCGCGGCCACCGCCGGTTTCCTTTTCCCCGCCGAATGCGCCGCCAATCTCTGCCCCGGACGACCCGATATTGACGTTGGCGATGCCGCAATCCGACCCGCAGGCCGACAGGAAACGCTCCGCTTCCCGCAAATCGTTGGTGAAGATGGACGAGCTGAGACCCTGCGACACGGCATTGTTGAGGTCGATTGCCTCGTCGAGGTCTGAATAGCGAAGGACGTAGAGGATCGGCGCAAAAGTCTCCTCGCACACCCGACCTTCCTGGGCGCCGACTTCGACCAGTGCCGGGCGGACGTAAAAGCCGCCGTCGACGGCCTCGACCCGCTCAATCGCCGCGCCGGCCGCCTGGCGCATCGCATCGAACGCCTGCTCGTCGATCAGCGGTCCGACCAGGGTGCCGAGATCGCGCGGATCGCCGACCCTGACTTGGGCGAACAGGGTCTTCAATCGGCCGACCAGTTCGTCGGCGATGCTGTCATGGACGATCAGCCGGCGCAGCGTGGTGCAGCGCTGCCCCGCGGTGCCGGCGGCGGAAAACAGGATGGCGCGCTCCGCCAGCGTCAGGTCGGCGGACGGCGCGACGATCGCGGCATTGTTACCGCCCAGCTCCAACAACAGCCGGGCGAAGCGGCCGGCGACCACCGGGCCCACCGCTCGGCCCATGCGCGTCGACCCGGTTGCCGAAACCAGCGCGACCCGCTGATCCGCGACCAGCGCTTCGCCGACATCAGCCCGGCCCTGCACGCATTGCAGCAGGCCGTCCGGCGCGTCGCCGAAACGAGTAAGCGCGCGCCGCGCCAGCGCCATCACCGCTTCGGCGCACAACGGGGTCTTCTCGCTCGGCTTCCAGATTACGGGGTCGCCGCAGACCAGCGCCAGCGCCGCGTTCCATGCCCACACCGCGACCGGAAAGTTGAAGGCGGTAATGACCGCGACCGGCCCCAACGGATGCCATTGCTCCATCATCCGGTGCTCCGGCCGCTCGCTGGCGATGGTCAGGCCGTAGAGCTGGCGCGACAAGCCGACCGCGAAGTCGCAGATGTCGATCATCTCCTGCACCTCGCCCAGCCCCTCCTGGACGATCTTGCCGCATTCGAGCGTCACCAGCCGAGCGAGTGGCTCCTTGGCGGCGCGCAGCTCCTCGCCCAGCAGCCGGACGAGTTCGCCCCGGCGCGGGGCCGGAACGTTGCGCCAGTCCCTGAAAGCGGCCTGTGCCGCCGCGCAGGCACCCGCGACATCGGTGCTCGGCGCCACGCTGCCGATGACCGACCCGTCGATCGGAGAGCGGCTTTCGAGCGATCCCGACCCGGTAACGCCGAGTTGCTTGAGGATCGGTCGTGCGTCGTCCGCCAGGGTCATGCGAACATCTCCTTTGCCCTTGCCATCGCGGCCACGCCGGCATCGATGGTGTCGTCGCGCTTGCCGAAGCACAGGCGGACGATTGTGCGAACCGGATCCTGTTCGGCGAACGGCGACACCGGCACGACCGCGACCCCCGCCCGCTCGACCGCCACGGCGGCGAAGGTCTCATCGTCCACGGCGATCTCCGAAGCAGGCAGGTCGACGCACAGGAAATAGCTGGAGGCCGCCGGCAGGACGGCATAGCCGGCAGCCTGCAACCCTTGCACCATCCGGTCGCGGGCGCGGGCGAAGCGCTGCTGCATCGGTGCTATCCACCTATCGCCCTCCGCCAGGCCGAAGGCGACGGCCGATTGCAGGTTGGGCGCGGTGGCAAAGGTCAGGAACTGGTGCGCGCGCGCGGCGACGTCGGCAAGCGCCGGGTCGGCGACGATCCACCCCACCTTCCACCCGGTCAGCGAGAAGATCTTGCCCGCCGATCCCACTTTCAATGTGCGCTCGGCCATTCCCGGAAGCGACGCGAGCGGCGTGAAGGTCTGTCCATCGAGCAGGATATGCTCCCACACCTCGTCGCTGATCACGATAAGGTCGTAGGCGGTTGCAGCGTCGGCGACGGCCTGCAGTTCGGCGGCATCGAACAGCCGTCCGGTCGGGTTGTGCGGGTTGTTGAACAGGATCGCACGCGTCCTGGGCCCGATCGCGGCCTGCAGGGCGACAGCATCGATCCGCCATTCGGGCGGGCGTAGCGCGATTTCGCGGACCACGCCGCCGGCGCGGCGGATCATCGGCGCATAGCTGTCATAGGCGGGCGTGAAGATGATGACTTCGTCGCCCGGCGATATGGCGGCGAGGATGCAGGCGCCAAGTGCCTCGGTCGCTCCGGATGTGACGCAGACGTGATCGGAATTCAGCTCCTGCCCGAACCAGCGGCCGTAATGGCCGGCGATGGCGTCGCGCAATTCGGGCGTGCCGCGCGAGGGCGCATATTGGTTGGACCCGTGGCGCAAGGCGTCTGCCGCCTTGTCGAGGATCGCGTCGGGCCAGCCGAAATCGGGAAATCCCTGCCCCAGGTTGACCGCCTTATGGTCGGCGGCAAGCGCCGACATGCGCGCGAACACGCTTGTTTCCATCTGTTCGTAGATCGGGTTCAACGCAGCACTCCTGAGCGGCGCATGGCGCCGATATCGTCGGCCGAATAGCCCAATTCGGACAGGATCGCGTCCCCGTCGGCACCGGGGCGCGGTGGATCGGGTGGCTGGATCACGCTGCGGGAGTAACGCGGCGCCGGGCCGGGCTGGGTGACCCCGTCAAGATCGATAAAGGTCCCGCGCGCCCGATGATGCGGGTGGTCCGGAGCTTCGGCCAGGTCGAGCACCGGCGCGACGCAGGCATCGCTGCCGGCGAAGTGCGCGACCCAGTCATCGCGGCTGCGCGTCGCAATCGCCGCCGCGACATCCGCGCGTGCCGCATCGGCATCCAGGCCGAGCCGGTCGAACAGCGCCGCGCGGAAGTGCGGTTCCAGCGCGCCCAGCGCGACGAACTTGCCGTCGCTGCATCGAAAGATGCCGTACGCCGGGTCGCCGCCGTCGAGCAGATTGGCTTCTCGCCGGTCGGTCCACAGGCCCGCGGCGTGAAGCCCGTAGGTCAGCGCGCCGATCAGGGCCGCGCCGTCGCTCATCGCGCAATCGATCACCTGCCCCGCCCCGCCACGCTGAACGTCGATCAAGGCCGCGACCATGGAGAAGGCCAGCATCATGCCGCCCCCGGCGAAATCGGCGATGTAATTGACCGGCACGACCGGCCGTTCGGCCGGCCCGATGCCATGCAACAGCCCGGTAATGGCGAGATAGTCGATGTCATGGCCGGCCGTGGTTGCCAGCGGCCCCTCCTGACCCCAGCCGGTCACGCGCCCGTAGACCAGCCGCGGGTTGCTATCCAGCAGCGCATCCGGGCCGAGGCCCAGGCGTTCCATCACCCCGGGACGATAGCCTTCGATCAGCCCGTCGGCCCGGTCGGCAAGCTTGCGCACCACCTCGCGACCGGCGTCGGTCCTGATGTCGAGCGCGATGCTTCGCCGCGACCGCAGCAGCGGATCGTTGGGAATGCCGAGCATCCCTTCCCGTTCGATGCGGACGACCGTTGCGCCATGATCGGCCAGCATCATCCCCGCGAAAGGCGACGGGCCAATGCCGGCCAGTTCGATTATCGTCAGTCCGGTAAGGGGCCCCGCCATCGCCGCCGTTCATGCACTTGCGGCGGCGGAACTCAAGGGCGCTTAATGACCGGCAAGCGCTGCGCGGACTGCCGCAAGCGGCGCGGCCATGACCTCGTAAGCGTAGAACACGACGCTGCCGGTCAGCGCGACCGCGAAGGCCGCAATACACAGGAACTCGAACGCCCGGGCACGCAGGCGATTGTCGTCCGCGGTGCGCGGGATGACCCGCCGTTCCGCCATTCGCGTCGTCGCCTGCACGGCGGCCGCGGCGACTTCGTTGCTGATGATGTCCTCGACCCGGAACGGGTCCGTGCTGGACAGGCCCATGCGCTGGTTCTGCCGCCACACGACCCGGGCCACGACCAGTTGAGTGCCGCGCCGGATTTCGACGAAGCTTCCCGGCTTCGCCCCGCCGGTGGAATAAACGAGCAGGCCACGCGGCGAGATATTGAGGATGCAGGCGTCGCTCCATCCGCTTGCGCTGCGCATGCGCGCGGGAAGCATGACTCGGCGCCGCTCTTCACGGCGGTTACAACGGGATACGCCACTCGCACTCATGCCGGCGAAGGTGGCGAAGGCTGCTATACCGCGCCTTAAGTACCGCTCCGTAACGGATAAGTTACCGCGTTAGCGGCCGCGGCGCAGCCCGCCGAGGATGCCGCGCAGGATGGTCGTGCCGATCTGCCGGCCGATGGAGCTGGCGGCGGCGCGCGTCGCCGACGTGATGATCTTGTCCGTCATGCTCGGCTTGGCAGCTTCGCGGGCCCGCTTGGCCTCTTCCTTTTCAGTCACGACCTTGGCGTCCGCGGCGGCCTGCGCCTGGGCGGCAGCCTCGGTCCGGCCGGCGAGGATTTCATGCGCGGATTCGCGATCCACCTGGCTGTCGTATTTGGCGCCGACCGCATCGCTGCCGACCAGCGTCGAGCGCTCCATCGGTGCCAGCGGGCCGACCCGCGAAGACGGCGGCTTGATCAGAATGCGCTGCACTGGAGAGGGAGACCCATCGGGCAACAAGAGCGAGACCAAGGCCTCGCCGACCTTCAGCTGGGTGATCGCCGAGGCGACGTCGACGTCCGGGTTGGGCCGGAAGGTGTCGGCGGCGGACTTCACCGCCCGCTCGTCGCGCGGCGTGAAGGCGTTGAGCTTGTGCTGCACGCGGTTGCCCAGCTGGCCGGCGACGGTGTCGGGAATGTCGATCGGGTTCTGGGTGATGAAATAGACGCCGACGCCTTTCGATCGGATCAACCGGACGACCTGTTCGATCTTTTCCAGCAGCGCGGGCGAGGCGTCGGTGAACAGGAGGTGCGCCTCGTCGAAGAAAAAGCACAGCTTTGGCGCGGGCTGATCGCCGACTTCGGGCAGTTGTTCGAACAATTCGGACAGCAGCCACAGGAGGAACGTCGAATAGAGCCGCGGGCTCTGCATCAGCCGGTCGGCGGCAAGCACGTTGACGAGGCCAAGTCCGCTGTCGTCCGTGCCCAGGAAATCGCGCAGGTCGATTGCCGGCTCGCCGAAGATATGTTCGCCGCCCTGGCTGCGAAGCTGCAACAGCGATCGCTGGATCGCGCCAACCGATTGCTTCGACACGTTGCCGTATTGCAGCGTCAGCTCTTCGGCCCGCTTGCCGGTCTCGACCAGCATCGATTGCAAGTCGTCGAGGTCGAGCAGCAGCAGCCCCTCTTCATCCGCAAGCCGGAAAGCGATGTTGAGCACACCTTCCTGCACGTCGTTGAGGTTCATCAACCGCCCGAGCAGCACCGGCCCCATCTCGCTGACGGTAGTCCGCACCGGATGGCCCTGCACGCCGAACAGGTCCCACAGCTGGACCGGGTAACCGCGATACTGCCAGTCGGCATAGCCGATCTCGCCAGCGCGTTGCCGGAAAGGCGCGTCGAGCTTTGAGTCGGCAGAACCCGGCATGCCGAGCCCGGCCAGATCGCCTTTCACGTCAGCGACGAAACAGGCGACGCCGGCCTGCGAGAATCCTTCGATCAGCCCTTGCAGCGTGACCGTCTTGCCGGTCCCGGTCGCGCCAGCGATCAGCCCGTGGCGGTTGGCCCGCGAGAGCTCGAACTCCTGGCGGTTCGCACCGCCCTCTTCGGCACCGATGAAAATGGTTGAGGCCACGCGATCAAGCTCCCGCAGTTATGGCTGGCTGGGGCGGCAGGATTCGAACCTGCGAATGGCGGCACCAAAAGCCGCTGCCTTACCACTTGGCGACGCCCCAGCAGCCGAGGTCGGCATATACCTGCCGATCCGCGAGTTGGAAGACCTCAGGCGTTCGGAATGCGACCGTTGACCAGGTCGTCGTAATCCTTGGCGAGCTGGCGGGTCAGGTCGCCGACCTCGAACGACCACGGCCCGACCGAGCCCACCGGAGTCACTTCGGCCGCGCTGCCAGTGAGGAACATCTGTTCGAAACTTTCCAGCTCGTCCGGCCAGATCGTGCGTTCCTGCACCTCGACCCCGCGCTTGCGGGCCAGGTCCATTACCGTGCGCCGGGTAATGCCGTCCAGGAAGCAGTCGGGGGTCGGCGTGTGCAGCACGCCGTCGCGAATGAAGAAGGCGTTAGCGCCGGTTGCCTCCGCGACCTGGCCGCGCCAGTCGAACATCAGGGCGTCGTCGAAACCGGTGTCCTCGGCATGTTTCCGCGACAGCGAGGCGATCATGTACAGGCCCGACGCCTTGGAATGGACCGGCGCGGTATAGGGTGCGGGACGGCGCCACGGCGCGATGGTCAGGCGGATGCCCTTCTTCGCTTTCTCCTCGTCGAAATACTTGCCCCATTCCCAGGCTGCGATGGCGACATGCACCTTCGCGCCGGTCGCCGACACGCCCATCTTTTCCGATCCCAACCAGGCGATCGGCCGCATGTAGGCATCGGTCAGTCCGCTCGCGGCCAGAACCTCTTCACTCGCCGCGTTCAACTCCTCGACCGTGTACGGAATTTCGAACCCGAGCAATTCGGCGCTCTTGCGCAGCCGCATGCTATGTTCGGTCAACTTGAAGATCTTGCCGTTGTAGGCGCGCTGCCCTTCGAACACCGACGAAGCATAGTGTAATGCGTGGGTCAGGACGTGCACCTCAGCGTCACGCCACGGCACCAGTTTGCCATCGAACCAGATCGACCCGTCGCGGTCGTGAAACGTCTGTGTATCAGCCATCAAGAACGCCTAGGCGACCGATGCCGCAACGTAAAGTTAGCGGAACGCGAGCCTTCAGGCGACCTGTTCGCCGCGCGCTTCCGCCGCCAGTTCGGCGCCTCGGCGGCGGGCGGCGTCGATGGTCCGGGTGACAAGTCCGTTGAGCGCGTCAAGCCGGTCGAGGACGGACAGGCCGGCTTCCGTCGTGCCATTGGGGCTGGCGACGCGCCGCGCCAGTTCGTCCATCGGCATGCCGGCAGCAGCCGCCATCCAGGCGGTGCCGAGCACCGTTTCCTGCGCAATGGTCGCAGCCGTCGCCGCGGGCAGGCCCTGGTCTTCGCCCGCCTTGGCGAGCGCGGCGATAAAGCGTGCGACATAGGCCGGGCCTGCACCGGCGACGCTGCCGATCCCGGCCAGCGCGGCCTCGCCATCGGTCCACATCGCATAACCCAGCGCGGCAAACAGGTCGCCGACGGCCTTGCGCGTCGCTTCGTCGATCGCATCGGCGTACAGCGCGACCACGCCGCGCCGCACCGATACCGGCAGGTTCGGGACCGCGCGGACGATGATGCCCTTCTTGAAGCGACGGCGCAGGCTCTCGGCCTCGACCCCCGCGAGCAGCGAGACAATGATCGTCTTCGACGTGATCCATGGCAGCAGGTCCGGGACGACATCGTCCAGCTGTTGCGGCTTGAAGCCGAGGATGATCATCGCCGGCGCCGCGCCCGCATCCTTGACCGACTTCACGGTGGTCACGCCTTCGACGGGCGTGCCGCTGGGGCGGATGGCGACGGCGTTGGACAGGTCGACGCCGGCCATGCGCCAGCCGTCGATCATGGCGCCGGCCATGTTGCCGCAACCGACGAACCAGGTCGGGACAGGAATCTGCATAAGGTCAGGCTTCTCCGTGCGTATCGATAAGCGCCGCGGCGATGGCTTCGCCGGGCGATTTGCCGCCCCACAGGACGAACTGGAAAACGGGATAGAAGCGCTCGCATTCCTCAAGCGCAGCTTCGGAAATCGCCTCCGCCTGGTCGAGCGTCAGGCCTTCGCCGTCGCGCGTGTCGAGGACGGTCGAATGGCGGAACACGATCAGGCCCGATCCCGACCACATTTCAAAATGCCCGAGCCATAGCTGCTCGTTGATCAGGCTCAGCGATTCATGAATCGCGCCGCGCTTTTCGACCGCGACCTTGATGTCGGGAAAGGCGAGGAACTGCAGCACCTGGTCTTCCGGGCGCCACACGCCGCGGAACTCATACTGCGCCCAGCTGCCGCTCGCCGAGCCGACAATCTCACCCTCGCCGGACCGCTCGCACGGCCAGCCGCGCGCCTCGAAATACTGTTCGAGCACTTCGATCGGCGCGCCGTCGGCGCGCTCTTCGCTCATATCCGTTTCAGTCAGGGCTTGGGCTCCGCCTTCTTGCGTGCGGGCTTGGTGTCGCCGTCGCTGCCGAGCTTTGCT encodes:
- a CDS encoding branched-chain amino acid aminotransferase; amino-acid sequence: MADTQTFHDRDGSIWFDGKLVPWRDAEVHVLTHALHYASSVFEGQRAYNGKIFKLTEHSMRLRKSAELLGFEIPYTVEELNAASEEVLAASGLTDAYMRPIAWLGSEKMGVSATGAKVHVAIAAWEWGKYFDEEKAKKGIRLTIAPWRRPAPYTAPVHSKASGLYMIASLSRKHAEDTGFDDALMFDWRGQVAEATGANAFFIRDGVLHTPTPDCFLDGITRRTVMDLARKRGVEVQERTIWPDELESFEQMFLTGSAAEVTPVGSVGPWSFEVGDLTRQLAKDYDDLVNGRIPNA
- the msrA gene encoding peptide-methionine (S)-S-oxide reductase MsrA → MADNVAVLAGGCFWCTEAVFNDVAGVTSVESGYTGGHADNPTYRQVCGGDTGHAEAIKVTFDPDVISYRQLLEIFFATHDPTQLNRQGNDVGTQYRSAIFPQDETQDAEAREEMQRAQSQSDGRIVTTIEPKAQWWPAEDDHQSYWETEGQRNPYCLATIPPKLQKLRKSFQARTKSAGAAA
- a CDS encoding CaiB/BaiF CoA transferase family protein; translation: MAGPLTGLTIIELAGIGPSPFAGMMLADHGATVVRIEREGMLGIPNDPLLRSRRSIALDIRTDAGREVVRKLADRADGLIEGYRPGVMERLGLGPDALLDSNPRLVYGRVTGWGQEGPLATTAGHDIDYLAITGLLHGIGPAERPVVPVNYIADFAGGGMMLAFSMVAALIDVQRGGAGQVIDCAMSDGAALIGALTYGLHAAGLWTDRREANLLDGGDPAYGIFRCSDGKFVALGALEPHFRAALFDRLGLDADAARADVAAAIATRSRDDWVAHFAGSDACVAPVLDLAEAPDHPHHRARGTFIDLDGVTQPGPAPRYSRSVIQPPDPPRPGADGDAILSELGYSADDIGAMRRSGVLR
- a CDS encoding PilZ domain-containing protein: MFASIIRRKGGQAPVDEQAAFESTTFSLTTAVPRPAERRDDDRVIPLLKVAKLLWGDTERLIRVRNISAGGLMAEIADSPQVGQPVAVEFSSQKIPSSVIWIRDGLVGIKFDQSVDLGELLAGRKPRHGFRSRPPRLHVDCRASVKVGKLYYTVDVHDISLGGMKVEPIEENCLGSQVVVVVESLRPIKGEVRWFSDRRAGIVFNKPLEFEELAEWVGKRLEVASLKAAFPPA
- a CDS encoding EAL domain-containing protein — translated: MGEPVAGVAEQRLVEGFERALDTGALHMVYQPKIELETGKLTRLEALVRWDEPELGPVEPSRFVPLAEKYGLIAPLTEWGLRTTLGQWLTWREAGLDTDIAFNISALSLQHLDFPDLVERICRELAVPTDRLVLELTEGATQPLIKLMDTLTRFRIKGIGLAIDDFGTGFSSLMQLRQLPFTEVKIDRLFVRDLPTAHDSCVIVKAIIDLAHGLGLVATAEGVETPEQLRFLRSIRCDVAQGYFISRPIDGDAVIAWQDDFARRWPELAA
- a CDS encoding PilZ domain-containing protein, producing MSASGVSRCNRREERRRVMLPARMRSASGWSDACILNISPRGLLVYSTGGAKPGSFVEIRRGTQLVVARVVWRQNQRMGLSSTDPFRVEDIISNEVAAAAVQATTRMAERRVIPRTADDNRLRARAFEFLCIAAFAVALTGSVVFYAYEVMAAPLAAVRAALAGH
- the amaB gene encoding L-piperidine-6-carboxylate dehydrogenase, which produces MTLADDARPILKQLGVTGSGSLESRSPIDGSVIGSVAPSTDVAGACAAAQAAFRDWRNVPAPRRGELVRLLGEELRAAKEPLARLVTLECGKIVQEGLGEVQEMIDICDFAVGLSRQLYGLTIASERPEHRMMEQWHPLGPVAVITAFNFPVAVWAWNAALALVCGDPVIWKPSEKTPLCAEAVMALARRALTRFGDAPDGLLQCVQGRADVGEALVADQRVALVSATGSTRMGRAVGPVVAGRFARLLLELGGNNAAIVAPSADLTLAERAILFSAAGTAGQRCTTLRRLIVHDSIADELVGRLKTLFAQVRVGDPRDLGTLVGPLIDEQAFDAMRQAAGAAIERVEAVDGGFYVRPALVEVGAQEGRVCEETFAPILYVLRYSDLDEAIDLNNAVSQGLSSSIFTNDLREAERFLSACGSDCGIANVNIGSSGAEIGGAFGGEKETGGGRESGSDSWRAYMRRQTNTINRGNELPLAQGVKFDIAP
- a CDS encoding helicase HerA-like domain-containing protein yields the protein MASTIFIGAEEGGANRQEFELSRANRHGLIAGATGTGKTVTLQGLIEGFSQAGVACFVADVKGDLAGLGMPGSADSKLDAPFRQRAGEIGYADWQYRGYPVQLWDLFGVQGHPVRTTVSEMGPVLLGRLMNLNDVQEGVLNIAFRLADEEGLLLLDLDDLQSMLVETGKRAEELTLQYGNVSKQSVGAIQRSLLQLRSQGGEHIFGEPAIDLRDFLGTDDSGLGLVNVLAADRLMQSPRLYSTFLLWLLSELFEQLPEVGDQPAPKLCFFFDEAHLLFTDASPALLEKIEQVVRLIRSKGVGVYFITQNPIDIPDTVAGQLGNRVQHKLNAFTPRDERAVKSAADTFRPNPDVDVASAITQLKVGEALVSLLLPDGSPSPVQRILIKPPSSRVGPLAPMERSTLVGSDAVGAKYDSQVDRESAHEILAGRTEAAAQAQAAADAKVVTEKEEAKRAREAAKPSMTDKIITSATRAAASSIGRQIGTTILRGILGGLRRGR
- a CDS encoding response regulator is translated as MKDGEARQPRLLVIDDEPALAEFVAQVARECGYLPTLTADDRAFRDAVLADRPEIVVLDLGMPGMDGVELLRFLADNDHRAPVLIFSGFDRRVLESAFRLGEALGLQMVGPLEKPVRFEVLADILKDLAQSASQ
- a CDS encoding pyrroline-5-carboxylate reductase family protein, which encodes MQIPVPTWFVGCGNMAGAMIDGWRMAGVDLSNAVAIRPSGTPVEGVTTVKSVKDAGAAPAMIILGFKPQQLDDVVPDLLPWITSKTIIVSLLAGVEAESLRRRFKKGIIVRAVPNLPVSVRRGVVALYADAIDEATRKAVGDLFAALGYAMWTDGEAALAGIGSVAGAGPAYVARFIAALAKAGEDQGLPAATAATIAQETVLGTAWMAAAAGMPMDELARRVASPNGTTEAGLSVLDRLDALNGLVTRTIDAARRRGAELAAEARGEQVA
- a CDS encoding L-threonylcarbamoyladenylate synthase, producing the protein MQTRTLPFSDATIAKAARLVLDGSPVAVPTETVYGLAADGTNAEAVARIYEAKGRPSFNPLIVHVLTIADAEKLVYLGPLVRQAAEAHWPGPLTIVAPRRADSGIASIVSAGLDTLAVRVPQHPAMRALLEAVGRPLAAPSANASGSISSTRADHVLHSLGGRIPLIVDDGPCSGGIESTIIAERDGALQILRSGPLEIAGAASASGSAIEAPGQMASHYAPSKPLRLNANSALDGEYLIGFGDIAGAASLSPTGDLVEAAASLFDLLHRADRADNPRIAVAPVPDTGLGAAINDRLRRAAAPR
- a CDS encoding aminotransferase, which codes for MNPIYEQMETSVFARMSALAADHKAVNLGQGFPDFGWPDAILDKAADALRHGSNQYAPSRGTPELRDAIAGHYGRWFGQELNSDHVCVTSGATEALGACILAAISPGDEVIIFTPAYDSYAPMIRRAGGVVREIALRPPEWRIDAVALQAAIGPRTRAILFNNPHNPTGRLFDAAELQAVADAATAYDLIVISDEVWEHILLDGQTFTPLASLPGMAERTLKVGSAGKIFSLTGWKVGWIVADPALADVAARAHQFLTFATAPNLQSAVAFGLAEGDRWIAPMQQRFARARDRMVQGLQAAGYAVLPAASSYFLCVDLPASEIAVDDETFAAVAVERAGVAVVPVSPFAEQDPVRTIVRLCFGKRDDTIDAGVAAMARAKEMFA